The Drosophila biarmipes strain raj3 unplaced genomic scaffold, RU_DBia_V1.1 ptg000019l, whole genome shotgun sequence genome includes a region encoding these proteins:
- the LOC108026474 gene encoding sesquipedalian-1 yields the protein MKFNEKNLNAFAKTPPFDMKGFLNKRGEVNKAFQRRFFILKGNLLFYFESLVDKDPLGLIIVEGCTIELSNEVDNYCFEIAFNCNRTYIFSADNQESMETWMKVLTCAGYEYKRIILDELKRQIHEMEDSKNIFNSAEKRANTFGRLPNDWEAVRPRRPPRRTNPFNRPAPPSPSSLGDVVMSPLPFINGYIGSSNACTQQGKLDVKQDAYSNERPSRTPREQRCPTVATAITTRVFYQDAKKERQRRRIKALNDFALNHERFRKELMGDVSAYRERLTQPLIKL from the exons ATGAAATTCAACGAAAAAAACTTGAACGCCTTTGCGAAAACGCCGCCATTTGACATGAA AGGTTTCCTCAACAAACGGGGCGAGGTCAACAAGGCTTTTCAGAGACGCTTCTTCATTCTGAAAGGCAacttgcttttttattttgagtcGCTGGTTGACAAGGATCCACTGGGACTTATTATTGTCGAGGGGTGCACCATTGAGCTCTCAAACGAGGTGGATAACTACTGCTTCGAAATAGCCTTCAACTGCAACCGCACCTATATCTTCTCCGCCGACAACCAGGAAAGTATGGAGACATGGATGAAGGTACTTACATGCGCTGGATATGAATACAAGCGCATCATCCTAGACGAGCTGAAGCGCCAGATACACGAGATGGAGGAttcgaaaaacatttttaattctgCAGAAAAGCGTGCCAACACTTTTGGCAGATTACCTAATGACTGGGAGGCAGTAAGGCCCAGGCGTCCGCCTAGACGGACGAATCCCTTTAACAGACCCGCACCTCCTTCCCCCAGTTCGTTGGGGGACGTTGTGATGTCGCCCCTGCCATTTATCAATGGATACATCGGCTCCAGTAATGCCTGTACGCAGCAGGGAAAGTTAGATGTCAAGCAAG ATGCTTACAGTAACGAAAGACCAAGTAGAACGCCCAGGGAACAGAGATGCCCCACAGTCGCTACTGCTATAACAACAAGAGTTTTTTACCAAGACGCAAAGAAAGAGCGACAGCGACGACGGATTAAAGCGTTGAATGATTTTGCCCTTAATCACGAACGCTTCCGAAAGGAACTAATGGGCGACGTGTCAGCCTATCGCGAACGCCTTACACAACCTCTTATAAAATTGTAA